One genomic window of Moorella glycerini includes the following:
- the otsB gene encoding trehalose-phosphatase: MSPAQLAAKVRDYPQVLLMCDYDGTLVPLAPRPELARPGPRLLTLIRQLVSRPGLHLAIISGRSLRDLLELLPVGGLYYAGLHGVEVATPEGRIISLLPPGQEDIPWDEIFRLACRVVAGIAGLFVENKGEAIALHYRLADPQLAAAALEQFRQGLKPFLKDNLELLPGHKVLEVRRRGINKGLAVTYFTRQWPRALPVYLGDDRTDEDAFAALPAGGLAIRIGKQVASRARYFLPSPAAVVQFLELLTSF; this comes from the coding sequence ATGTCTCCGGCTCAGCTGGCAGCTAAAGTCCGGGATTACCCGCAAGTGCTCCTCATGTGTGACTACGATGGCACCCTGGTCCCCCTGGCGCCCAGGCCAGAACTGGCCCGTCCCGGCCCCCGCCTCCTGACCTTGATCCGGCAACTGGTATCCAGGCCAGGCTTGCACCTGGCCATTATTAGTGGCCGGAGTTTAAGGGACCTGTTAGAGCTGCTGCCAGTGGGGGGGCTTTACTATGCCGGCCTGCACGGGGTGGAAGTAGCCACCCCGGAAGGGCGGATCATCAGCCTCCTGCCGCCCGGGCAAGAAGATATCCCCTGGGATGAAATTTTCAGGCTGGCCTGTCGGGTGGTAGCAGGTATTGCAGGCCTCTTTGTGGAAAATAAAGGTGAAGCTATTGCCCTGCATTACCGTCTGGCCGACCCACAGCTTGCTGCGGCAGCCCTGGAGCAGTTTCGCCAGGGGCTAAAACCCTTTTTAAAAGACAATCTCGAACTGCTTCCCGGTCACAAAGTGCTGGAAGTTCGCCGCCGGGGGATTAACAAAGGCCTGGCCGTAACATACTTCACCAGGCAATGGCCGCGGGCATTACCCGTCTATTTAGGCGATGACCGGACTGATGAAGATGCCTTTGCAGCCTTGCCCGCCGGCGGCCTGGCCATCCGTATCGGTAAACAGGTTGCCAGCCGGGCTCGTTATTTTTTACCATCCCCGGCAGCAGTTGTCCAGTTCCTGGAGCTTTTAACCTCTTTTTAA
- a CDS encoding alpha,alpha-trehalose-phosphate synthase (UDP-forming), protein MAKKQAPKIIMVSNRGAYNLQATDSGIQPVPAISGLVSAVEPFLKEKGGVWVSWGGREAPQENSPGVRLAVPREDPAYTFLEVPLTAGEIKLYYHGFTNGALWPLCHYFLEKCRYNSQEWSTYVRVNAKFAEAALMEAREGDTVWVNDYHLALVPAQIRHRKPQLKQFFFWHIPFPHHDLLATLPWAPQILRGLLGTDVLGFHLQSYVDNFLNAVATLLGARVDFEHNVVYWQQRRIHVGAWPMGVDYQAFQRQALNPGTRARAETLRCQFGVEHLALSVERLDYTKGILERLLAWERLLEEVPEWRGRAALVQIAVPSRTAVPAYRRLKEEVEAAVGRINGRFSEGSYRPVHYFWRGLPRQELVAYYLAADIMLVTPLRDGLNLVAKEYVASRRDSSGILVLSRFAGAAQELKGAVLVNPYDIDGMAMILNTALNMGRAEQEKRMRLLQEKVRRHDIRWWLTCFHQAMMAREEETADVSGSAGS, encoded by the coding sequence GTGGCTAAAAAACAGGCTCCTAAAATTATTATGGTTTCCAACCGGGGTGCGTACAATTTGCAAGCCACTGACAGCGGTATCCAACCTGTACCGGCCATCAGCGGCCTGGTCTCGGCAGTAGAACCCTTCTTGAAGGAAAAGGGCGGCGTCTGGGTTTCCTGGGGCGGGCGTGAAGCGCCGCAGGAGAACAGCCCGGGGGTACGTTTAGCGGTGCCCCGGGAAGATCCGGCCTATACCTTCCTGGAGGTTCCCCTGACTGCCGGGGAAATAAAGCTTTATTACCACGGTTTTACCAACGGCGCCCTGTGGCCCCTGTGCCATTATTTTTTAGAAAAGTGTCGTTATAACTCCCAGGAATGGTCAACTTATGTTCGAGTTAACGCCAAATTTGCGGAAGCAGCGCTTATGGAAGCCAGGGAAGGCGATACCGTCTGGGTCAACGACTATCACCTGGCCCTGGTACCGGCCCAAATCCGCCACCGCAAGCCGCAATTAAAGCAGTTCTTTTTCTGGCACATCCCCTTTCCCCACCACGATCTCCTGGCCACCCTCCCCTGGGCGCCCCAAATCTTGCGCGGTCTCCTGGGGACAGATGTCCTGGGCTTTCATTTGCAGTCTTATGTCGATAATTTCCTGAATGCCGTCGCCACCCTGCTGGGTGCCCGGGTGGATTTTGAGCACAATGTTGTCTACTGGCAACAGCGGCGCATCCATGTCGGTGCCTGGCCCATGGGTGTCGATTACCAGGCCTTCCAGCGCCAGGCATTGAACCCTGGGACCCGGGCCCGGGCTGAAACCTTGCGCTGCCAGTTCGGCGTAGAACACCTGGCCCTGAGTGTAGAGAGGCTGGATTATACCAAGGGTATCCTGGAAAGGCTGCTGGCCTGGGAACGCCTGCTGGAAGAAGTACCCGAATGGCGCGGCCGGGCGGCCCTGGTCCAGATTGCCGTACCCAGCCGGACGGCCGTACCGGCCTACCGCCGGCTCAAGGAAGAAGTAGAAGCTGCCGTGGGCCGCATTAATGGCCGCTTCAGCGAAGGTAGTTATCGCCCCGTCCACTACTTCTGGCGGGGCCTGCCCCGGCAGGAGCTGGTAGCCTATTACCTGGCGGCCGATATCATGCTGGTTACACCTTTAAGGGATGGCCTGAACCTGGTGGCCAAAGAATACGTGGCTTCCCGCCGTGATAGCAGCGGGATCCTGGTCTTAAGCCGCTTCGCCGGTGCCGCCCAGGAACTTAAGGGTGCTGTCCTCGTCAACCCATACGATATTGATGGCATGGCCATGATTTTAAATACAGCCCTCAATATGGGCCGGGCCGAGCAGGAAAAAAGGATGCGCCTGTTGCAGGAAAAGGTGCGCCGCCATGATATCCGCTGGTGGTTGACCTGTTTCCACCAGGCCATGATGGCCCGGGAAGAGGAAACGGCAGATGTCTCCGGCTCAGCTGGCAGCTAA
- the galU gene encoding UTP--glucose-1-phosphate uridylyltransferase GalU, with amino-acid sequence MLTVQKAIIPAAGWGTRFLPATKAQPKEMLPIVDKPAIQFIVEEAVNAGVEDILIITGKNKRAIEDHFDRFLELENLLREKDKEDLLALVEGVAALADIHYIRQKEQLGLGHAVYCARKFIGQEPFAVLLGDDIIVNHPSCLEQMLEVYSEVKAPVIAVQEVPRDEVNRYGIIEPLEISDRLIEVKDLVEKPRPEDAPSNLAVIGRYILVPAIFPLLAEVQPGAGGEIQLTDALRLLAREERVYAYRFQGKRYDIGDKLGFLQATVEFALARPDLAGPFREYLAGIISSAPGNLEVATGEGS; translated from the coding sequence TTGTTAACGGTCCAGAAAGCCATTATTCCTGCTGCCGGCTGGGGCACCCGCTTCCTGCCGGCCACTAAGGCCCAGCCCAAGGAAATGCTGCCTATTGTCGACAAGCCGGCCATTCAGTTTATCGTTGAAGAAGCTGTTAACGCCGGCGTAGAGGATATACTCATTATTACCGGGAAAAACAAACGGGCCATTGAAGATCACTTTGACCGTTTCCTGGAGCTGGAGAACCTCCTGCGGGAAAAAGACAAAGAAGACCTCCTGGCCCTGGTGGAAGGTGTGGCGGCGCTGGCCGATATCCACTACATACGGCAGAAGGAACAACTCGGCCTGGGCCACGCTGTTTACTGTGCCCGTAAATTTATCGGCCAGGAGCCCTTCGCCGTACTCCTGGGTGACGACATCATCGTCAACCATCCCTCCTGCCTGGAGCAGATGCTGGAAGTTTACAGTGAAGTTAAAGCCCCGGTGATTGCCGTCCAGGAAGTACCCCGGGATGAAGTCAACCGTTATGGTATCATCGAACCCTTAGAAATAAGCGACCGTCTCATCGAGGTTAAAGACCTGGTGGAAAAGCCGCGACCGGAAGACGCGCCCTCTAACCTGGCCGTCATCGGCCGCTACATTTTGGTGCCGGCGATCTTCCCCCTCCTGGCGGAAGTCCAGCCGGGAGCCGGCGGGGAGATCCAGCTAACTGATGCCCTGCGCCTGCTGGCCCGGGAGGAACGGGTATATGCCTACCGTTTCCAGGGTAAGCGCTACGATATTGGCGATAAATTGGGCTTCCTCCAGGCCACGGTGGAATTCGCCCTGGCCCGGCCGGACCTGGCCGGCCCCTTCCGGGAATACCTGGCCGGTATAATCTCTTCGGCCCCGGGCAATCTGGAGGTTGCTACCGGCGAAGGTTCTTGA